Below is a window of Dietzia timorensis DNA.
TCATGTGCCCGGGGTGCTTGGCGGTGATCACTTTGACTTCCCGGTTGCTCTCACCGTTGGGGTCGATGAACCGGCGGCGGTTCAGGCCGAGCCGGGCCAGGTGCCGAGTAACTGTGCGTCGACTAGACGCCATGCCCTCAGCACGGAGCTCGAAGGCGATGCGAGACGCCGACCATTTCTGCACCCGACGCAGATGCTCGATCCGTGCCACTGTGTTTCCCGGCGTTGCTTTCGGCTGCCTGACCGGAGCTGACGAGCGATCGATTAGCCCAAGCCTGCCGAACTTCCGGTAGCGGTTCACCCACTTCGAAGCGGTCGCCCGCGAAATGCCCATCTCGGCGGCTACGTGCGCGATCGGCCGAGTGCGGCAACGTTCAACGAGCCGCTTCCGGCCCTCGGGCGTGAGCGGAGCATTCTTGTGGGACCTCATTCGTCTGCGGAATACAAGGAGAGGTTCGTCGCTGTCATCGCAGAAGTGAGCCGCCAGAGTCGTTCAGCACTCGAAACGTCGAGCGCATAGGGCTGAACACCTCCCTGGTCCATCGTGCCGCCCTCCTTTGCCACCGGGGCGATGTCGCAGTCCTCGAGATAGAGCCCCCCTCGTCCCTCAAGGCTGGGGGAAGTAGCTGCCCACAAGCCCGTGGCGGCACCCTGGCTCGGGCTTTTGAAGTCGGCATCGGCGACGTTCCCGTCGAGATCGATCCACCCGAGTTCGACTTGTTCAGCAACTGAGAGTTGCCGCTGGAGGCCGGTCATGATCTTGCCAGGGTGCAGCGCGAACGCTCGAACCCCGTGATCAGCGCCAAGACGATCAAGCCAGAGGGCGAAGAGCACGTTAGCGGTCTTCGACTGCCCATACGCGGCCCATCTGTCGTAGCCGGTCAGAAAATGCGGGTCGTTCCAGCGGATATCCGACGCGTGGTGCCCAGCAGATGAGTAGGAGACAACGCGCCCTCCGGCGCGAACCAACAGCGGAAACAGCCGCGTAGTGAGCGCAAAGTGCCCGAGGTGGTTGACGGCGAACTGATAATCCCACCCCGGCCCAACTGGCCGGAGTGGGGTGGCCATCACGCCCGCGGCCGAGATAAGCATGTCGATTCGGTCGGTCGCGACGCTAATCTTCTCCGCCGCATCAGCAATGCTGCCTAGGTCAGCGAGGTCCATGCCCTCGACGACCACGACACCGTCGAGCCCAGCCAGGGATTCCAGCGCAACCGACGCCCTACGAGCAGGCACGAGCACCCGAGCACCAGCGGAAGCGAGTGCCCTGGTGGTTTCGAGTCCCAGCCCTGAGTATCCGCCCGTGACTACAGCGGTTTGGCCGGAGAGGTCACGATCGACGAGCACGTCTGTTGCCGTCGAGGCGGCGGTGAATCCGGATCCGAGAGAGTGTTGTTCTGCGAGTGTCATGCCGTTGACGATATGACCTAGAGTGAACTCTAGGTAAAGCCGAACAGAGATGGGAAGTGAGTAGTGGGCACAACAGAATCGATGACGTTCTCGATCGGCGAGGTGGCGAACGCAGTCGGGATGAGTGTTCATGCGCTGCGGTTCTACGAGCGCGAGGGACTACTCGTCGGACCTATAAAGCGCACCGCGGGCGGTCGCCGCCGTTATGCGCAGGTTGATATCGCCTGGCTTCAGATTTGCACCAAGCTTCGTGAATCCGGAATGCCAGTCGCAGAACTGCAGCGATTCGCCGCATTGGTGCGGCATGGACCTGGAAATGAGCCCGAGCGTCTGGCGCTTCTCGACGCTCAACGAGACCGGGTCAACCAGCAGATACACGCCCTAGAACAAGCCAGGAATGTCATTGAGCGGAAGACCGACATCTATCGCCAACATATCCGGGATGGAAACGCCGTCGGGTTATGGGACCCCACCAGCAAGACGGGGCTCGACTAGGGCGCGTCTCTAAAGGAGGTGGTTGCTACCCGTGTGCTCGTCGCATCTTCCTACCAGGCTGATCTCGTGGCGGCATGGGAGGTCGTCCGCGACGCATCTGGTGACCATGACGTGCCGAGCGCGCTGATCGGTGTTGCCGCACTCGGATACGACCGCCAGCTCGTGGAAGTCGAAGTTACAGACGCCGTGATCGGCTGACGCCAATCGGCTGGAGCGCCTTTGGAGACATGCCGTAGCACGGATCCGAAGCCTTCGCCGGACCCCGAGGAGCTGTAGGGATGCGGCACGGCGGCCAAACTTCCCGGACACGATCCGTCCGGGAAGCCTCCTACCGTCGAGGGCATGACGACAGACATCTCGATCACGCCGTTCACCCTCGAGGTTCCCGAGACTCAACTTGCCGTCCTCCGCGCACGACTGCGCGAGACGATCTGGCCCGAACCGTCGGACGGGGCCGACTGGAGCTCCGGTATGCCCGTCGCCTACGGGAAGCGCCTGGCCCGGCGATGGGTGGAGGGCTTTGACTGGCGCGCACAAGAGCACCGACTGAACGCGATCCCTCAGTTCACCACGGTGATCGACGGCCACGCGGTGCACTTCTTCCACCGCCCCTCTCCACGGGAGGACGCGACACCCCTGCTCCTCTTGCACGGCTGGCCCGGGAGTTCGACCGAGTTCGCGGGAGTCATGGACGAGCTTGCGGAGCCGCCCGACCCGACCAGCCCGGCCTTCCACGTCATCGCCCCGACGATCCCCGGCTTCGGCGTGTCCGGGCCCACCACAGGGTGGGGGCCACAGCGCGCCGCCGAGGCGTTCTGCGACCTGGTGCGGCGCCTGGGGTACACGGAAGTCGTGGTGCACGGATATGACCTGGGGGCGATCATCGCCCGTCGGATGGGCCTGCTCGAGGGCACCCCGGTTGCGCTGCTGCACTTGACGGCGCTGTTCGGATCGCAGGGACCGACCCCCGAGACCATCGACCACGATGATCCCGAGGAGAGTGCGGCCCTCGCCGCGTCGATGCGCTACGCCTACGAGCTCTCGGGCTATGCCCTGGTCCAGTCTGCCCGCCCGCAGTCGGTCGCCTACTTCGGTGCCGACTCCTCCGCCTCGCTGCTCGCTTGGATCATCGAGCGGTTCCGCGACTGGTCTGCGGCCGACGAGAATCCAGAGGAGGCGATCGACGTCGACGAGATGCTGACGACGGTCTCGATCTACGCGCTGTTCGGCACGCTCGGCTCATCCGCCCGGTACTACCAGGAAGGGGGCGAGGAGTGGGTGGCGGAACAGCCCGCCTCGTCCGTCCCGACCGCTGTCTGCCGGATGCCCGATGACATCAGCACGATGGTCCGTCGCTTCGCCGAGCGGAACAACCGCATCGTCCGGTGGACCACGCTCGAGAGCGGAGGTCACTTCGGGCTCTGGGAGGAGCCGGAGATGGTCGTCGCGGACCTGCGCCGGGCGGTCGCGGCACACCACCACCCGGGTCGGCGCACCGCTCGGGTGCGGTGACCGGGAGCCGGGCCGACGGCCGATCAGGCCTCGGGGGCGCACAGGTCCGGTCGACCGTCGCCTCAGCCGCAGGTCATGTGAGTGCTCC
It encodes the following:
- a CDS encoding oxidoreductase; this translates as MTLAEQHSLGSGFTAASTATDVLVDRDLSGQTAVVTGGYSGLGLETTRALASAGARVLVPARRASVALESLAGLDGVVVVEGMDLADLGSIADAAEKISVATDRIDMLISAAGVMATPLRPVGPGWDYQFAVNHLGHFALTTRLFPLLVRAGGRVVSYSSAGHHASDIRWNDPHFLTGYDRWAAYGQSKTANVLFALWLDRLGADHGVRAFALHPGKIMTGLQRQLSVAEQVELGWIDLDGNVADADFKSPSQGAATGLWAATSPSLEGRGGLYLEDCDIAPVAKEGGTMDQGGVQPYALDVSSAERLWRLTSAMTATNLSLYSADE
- a CDS encoding MerR family transcriptional regulator — translated: MTFSIGEVANAVGMSVHALRFYEREGLLVGPIKRTAGGRRRYAQVDIAWLQICTKLRESGMPVAELQRFAALVRHGPGNEPERLALLDAQRDRVNQQIHALEQARNVIERKTDIYRQHIRDGNAVGLWDPTSKTGLD
- a CDS encoding epoxide hydrolase family protein: MTTDISITPFTLEVPETQLAVLRARLRETIWPEPSDGADWSSGMPVAYGKRLARRWVEGFDWRAQEHRLNAIPQFTTVIDGHAVHFFHRPSPREDATPLLLLHGWPGSSTEFAGVMDELAEPPDPTSPAFHVIAPTIPGFGVSGPTTGWGPQRAAEAFCDLVRRLGYTEVVVHGYDLGAIIARRMGLLEGTPVALLHLTALFGSQGPTPETIDHDDPEESAALAASMRYAYELSGYALVQSARPQSVAYFGADSSASLLAWIIERFRDWSAADENPEEAIDVDEMLTTVSIYALFGTLGSSARYYQEGGEEWVAEQPASSVPTAVCRMPDDISTMVRRFAERNNRIVRWTTLESGGHFGLWEEPEMVVADLRRAVAAHHHPGRRTARVR